The Arachis ipaensis cultivar K30076 chromosome B07, Araip1.1, whole genome shotgun sequence genome includes a window with the following:
- the LOC107606272 gene encoding uncharacterized protein LOC107606272 isoform X1, translating into MFSIAAINDTDPKAKWEPLAPTKEAQEFHLTQTYHDGLLKLQSKDYQKARELLESVLKDPLLANAQVDSSVSDSHLLQLSAWVVDVSHKTTVGLRKNGCIASHNKSKGWQSPSTDEFLALKNLATVFLQLGSAHYENALHCYLQAVEIDSKDSVVWNQLGTLSCSMNLLSISRWAFEQGLMCSPNNWNCMEKLLEVLIAIGDEVACLSVTELILRHWPSHSRALHVKNTIEESEPLPFAPRGIDKLEPKHVRLKFPDKRKASNENADEGVAFKKPNQNRELQLTEASWVALADALLEILQSSDVNPEKLCISPDVRLSISLPCLEAAMNTVEGVGPCGESSASRDGNIERPSAKGKEANIQEEQPHERRSSRLERLRSRKPGKEESDSCGKDRAKVVIQYLEPFIDRGLGSPDIVDSDNCALSYSVNSENNNVCAFLLQTSKNYGAYHMGHLLLEEVARQGLLYQDAFVKFLELERLTRHWGMERTAECSLFLAELYHDFGLCSSPGSKQSEYMSETSYHLCKIIESVALDYPFHLKHALNEDEGLLGSFQGMDRISVDTSNESNSDSSFLMENSAFWVRFFWLSGRMSVFDGNRAKGCEEFCISLSLLAKRETMEDSPCSVRRMHCKAVKELNIDRVLYEINILKVNFLMENSVIELMEQEKYLECISLLSPLLFSTQDVYIDAFSLTVPDKKDEKITSIELMALDVLIEACQKIEPMDVEMYFNCHYKKLKILMAIMGLNKCMTSFKFSDQTIDLVVSPNFEIDSNESSTKHCSHLVAQEVKALSDCISQVKKVIDHRGDSDGLTVPTNSIFQMQSLLLLIMRYVANLLVCNKASEPVHSDEEENNYFVDAAVVFCKLQHLSPATPIKTQVDLIVATHDLLAEYGLCCVGEGGKGEEGTFLRFAIKHLLSLDMKLKSSFNYLNKESVQCEEVSRNSLVNSSAEDSKSDILDVQMDWTKIGELNSGKEVSEGTISERIASCRVQEKDSKEMVCEDHGGAGTDSSFSKVENPSNLLIDGNELSEDEMEELESKIDSALDQCFFCLYGLNLRSDSSYDDDIVMHKNTSRGDYQTKEQCADVFKYVLPYAKASSRTGLVKLRRVLRAIRKHFMLPPEDLLLGNLIDKFLDDPNVCEDKLSGDAGSDGFLEAITRIMFPDKGGLVQYNTTLLKRSEPYLEVYCNLYYFLALSEEMSATDKWPGFVLTKEGEEFVEQNAKLFKYDLMFNPLRFESWQRLGNIYDEEVDLLLNDGSKHVNVVAWRKNPTLSSRVETSRRRSRRCLLMSLALAKTSAQQCEIHELLALVYYDSLQNVVPFYDQRSVLPLKDAAWKIFCKNSMRHFKKAFMLKQDWLHAFYLGKLSEKLGYSHETALTYYSKAIALNTSAVDPVYRMHASRLKLLMKCGKHNLEIFKVLSSHSFDQSVKDAVMSILCDVDSSLSNEKERSIKANSLEINNEGLLKLETAWSLLYSDCLSALETCVEGDLKHFHKARYILAQGLYKRGESGDTERAKDQLSFCFKSSRSSFTINMWEIDSTVKKGRRKAPGSAGNKKSLEVNLPESSRKFITCIRKYVLFYLKLLEETGDRCTLERAYVFLRGDKRFSLCIEDIVPVAIGRYLKALVSAMGHSQTLSSGPVCSDNVLEKMFALFMEQGSLWPEICSLPEIESPDTSESIIYGYLHEHIVSLEKNGKLETLEAINEKIRKRFKNPKFSNSSCAKVCRHSSVAWCRTLIYNLAQITPISCEFPNRIQVQNSTDGGMDNGQLLCIDLQPHELWSTTFEDPTHLEKIETKWIAILSKIKNIVINKVSDENLETANTLLRACYNFYRESSSVVLSSGLNSYLIPYQLAAETPLNPNMSGIEALDLSIPRKLLLWAYALLHGRYANISFVVKHCEEFTKSKMKRGSGTSPGISNSPAASTLPGSSRSVQNSAGCSDVDSTQVTAVGSGSLPGSNTTNFVSSDEIQKNLFAFPSHLHQNTTNDAERTNLTAREGDADGN; encoded by the exons ATG TTCTCAATTGCAGCTATCAATGATACTGACCCGAAAGCTAAATGGGAGCCACTAGCTCCTACCAAAGAAGCTCAG GAATTTCATCTGACTCAAACTTATCATGATGGGTTACTCAAGTTACAATCTAAAGACTACCAAAAGGCTCGCGAGTTATTAGAATCAGTACTTAAAGATCCTCTTTTAGCTAATGCACAG GTGGATAGCAGTGTCAGTGATAGTCATCTTTTGCAACTAAG TGCATGGGTGGTGGATGTTAGTCATAAAACCACTGTGGGTCTTCGTAAAAATGGTTGCATAGCCTCACACAACAAAAGCAAAGGTTGGCAATCCCCATCAACAGATGA ATTTTTGGCACTGAAGAACCTTGCCACTGTATTTCTTCAGCTAGGTTCTGCACATTATGAGAATGCTCTGCACTGTTATCTTCAAGCTGTCGAGATTGATTCAAAAGATTCTGTTGTCTGGAACCAGCTGGGAACATTGTCATGCTCAATGAACTTACTGAGTATTTCCCGTTGGGCATTTGAGCAAGGCCTCATGTGTAGCCCCAATAACT GGAATTGCATGGAAAAGCTTTTGGAAGTTCTTATTGCTATTGGCGATGAGGTTGCTTGCTTGTCTGTCACTGAGTTGATTTTGAGGCACTGGCCATCACATTCTCGTGCATTGCATGTTAAAAATACCATTGAAGAGTCAGAACCATTGCCATTTGCTCCCAGAGGCATAGACAAACTTGAACCAAAACATGTGCGCCTCAAATTTCCGGATAAGAGAAAAGCTAGTAATGAGAATGCAGATGAGGGTGTTGCATTCAAAAAGCCAAACCAGAACAGAGAACTGCAGCTGACAGAAGCTTCCTGGGTGGCTTTGGCTGATGCCCTGCTGGAAATCCTACAAAGTTCTGATGTAAACCCTGAAAAATTGTGCATCTCTCCGGATGTTAGACTAAGCATAAGCTTACCTTGTTTGGAAGCTGCTATGAATACCGTGGAAGGGGTAGGGCCCTGTGGTGAAAGCAGTGCTTCGCGTGATGGTAACATAGAAAGGCCAAGTGCTAAAGGTAAAGAAGCAAATATCCAAGAAGAACAACCACATGAAAGGCGAAGTTCTCGACTAGAAAGGCTGCGTAGTCGTAAACCAGGGAAAGAAGAATCAGATTCTTGTGGCAAGGACCGGGCAAAGGTTGTCATTCAATACTTAGAGCCATTCATTGATCGTGGATTGGGTAGTCCAGATATTGTTGATAGTGATAACTGTGCATTATCCTATtcagtaaattctgaaaataatAATGTTTGTGCATTTCTATTACAAACTTCAAAAAATTACGGTGCTTATCATATGGGGCACTTGCTTTTGGAAGAGGTTGCAAGACAAGGCCTCCTATATCAAGATGCTTTTGTCAAATTTCTTGAGTTAGAAAGGTTGACACGGCATTGGGGAATGGAACGAACTGCTGAATGTAGTCTTTTTCTTGCCGAGTTGTATCATGACTTTGGATTATGCTCCTCCCCTGGTTCTAAACAATCAGAATATATGTCAGAGACATCTTATCATCTCTGTAAGATCATAGAGTCTGTAGCTCTAGATTATCCATTTCACTTGAAACATGCCTTGAATGAAGATGAAGGTTTGCTTGGTAGTTTCCAAGGGATGGATAGAATATCAGTTGATACCTCTAATGAGAGCAATTCAGACAGCTCATTTCTGATGGAGAATAGTGCATTTTGGGTTCGATTCTTCTGGCTAAGTGGGAGAATGTCTGTTTTTGATGGTAACAGGGCAAAAGGTTGTGAAGAATTTTGTATTTCTTTGTCACTTTTGGCAAAGCGGGAAACTATGGAAGATTCTCCATGTTCAGTCCGTCGTATGCATTGCAAGGCCGTAAAAGAGCTGAACATTGATAGAGTTCTTTACGAGATCAATATATTAAAGGTCAATTTCTTGATGGAAAATTCTGTCATTGAGTTGATGGAACAAGAAAAGTATTTGGAGTGTATATCATTGCTCTCTCCACTTCTATTCTCCACACAGGATGTCTACATTGATGCATTTTCTCTTACAGTGCCAgataaaaaagatgaaaaaataaCTTCCATTGAACTAATGGCTTTAGATGTTCTAATAGAAGCATGTCAGAAGATAGAGCCAATGGATGTAGAAATGTATTTCAATTGCCACTATAAAAAGCTGAAAATACTTATGGCAATAATGGGATTAAATAAATGTATGACATCATTTAAATTTTCTGATCAAACTATTGACTTAGTGGTATCTCCTAATTTTGAGATTGATTCAAATGAAAGTTCAACCAAGCATTGTAGTCACTTGGTTGCACAGGAAGTGAAGGCACTCTCTGATTGTATTTCTCAAGTGAAGAAAGTTATTGACCATCGTGGAGATTCT GATGGCCTTACAGTTCCAACAAACAGCATTTTCCAAATGCAGTCTCTATTATTGTTAATCATGAGATATGTTGCAAACTTACTTGTCTGTAACAAAGCCTCTGAACCAGTACATTCTGATGAAGAAGAAAACAACTATTTTGTTGATGCAGCCGTTGTTTTCTGCAAACTCCAGCATCTCAGCCCAGCTACACCTATCAAAACTCAA GTTGATTTAATTGTTGCAACGCATGACTTGCTTGCTGAGTATGGACTGTGCTGTGTCGGTGAAGGTGGAAAAGGTGAAGAAGGAACATTTCTTAGATTTGCAATAAAGCATCTCTTGTCCTTGGATATGAAGCTTAAGTCCAGCTTTAACTATCTAAATAAAGAATCCGTGCAATGTGAAGAGGTATCCAGGAATAGTCTTGTAAATTCATCTGCAGAAGATTCAAAGTCAGATATATTAGATGTCCAGATGGATTGGACAAAAATAGGAGAACTAAATTCTGGGAAGGAGGTTTCTGAAGGAACAATATCAGAAAGGATTGCATCTTGCCGAGTTCAAGAAAAAGACAGTAAGGAAATGGTGTGTGAAGATCATGGAGGGGCTGGGACTGACAGCAGTTTCAGTAAGGTTGAAAATCCAAGCAATCTATTGATTGATGGGAATGAACTTTCAGAAGATGAAATGGAGGAACTTGAGTCAAAAATTGACAGTGCCTTAGATCAATGCTTTTTCTGTTTATATGGATTGAATCTAAGATCTGATTCATCATATGATGATGATATAGTGATGCACAAAAATACAAGCCGGGGAGATTATCAGACCAAAGAACAATGTGCTGATGTTTTCAAGTATGTACTTCCCTATGCAAAGGCATCTTCT AGGACTGGATTGGTCAAACTACGTAGAGTTTTAAGAGCCATCAGGAAGCACTTTATGCTGCCACCAGAGGACCTGTTGTTAGGAAACCTGATAGATAAGTTCTTAGATGATCCGAATGTTTGTGAAGATAAACTCTCAGGTGATGCTGGATCTGATGGATTTCTTGAAGCTATAACAAGGATTATGTTTCCTGATAAGGGAGGACTTGTACAGTACAACACAACATTATTGAAGAG GTCTGAGCCATATTTGGAGGTCTACTGTAACTTATATTATTTCTTAGCTCTATCTGAGGAAATGAGTGCTACAGATAAATGGCCTGGATTTGTTCTCACCAAGGAAGGAGAAGAGTTTGTTGAACAAAATGCAAAGCTCTTTAAATATGATCTCATGTTCAATCCTCTACGTTTTGAAAGCTGGCAGCGACTTGGGAATATTTACGATGAG GAAGTAGATTTGTTGCTAAATGATGGCAGCAAGCATGTAAATGTTGTGGCATGGCGGAAGAATCCTACTTTATCCAGTAGAGTGGAAACAAGCCGAAGGAGGAGTAGACGGTGCCTGCTAATGAGTTTAGCTTTGGCTAAGACCTCTGCGCAACAG TGTGAGATACATGAGTTACTGGCACTGGTATACTATGACAGCCTTCAGAATGTAGTGCCATTTTATGATCAGAGATCTGTTTTGCCCTTAAAGGATGCAGCATGGAAGATCTTTTGCAAGAATTCAATGAGACATTTCAAGAAAGCATTCATGCTGAA GCAAGATTGGTTGCATGCATTTTACTTGGGTAAACTCAGCGAAAAGCTTGGATATTCACATGAAACTGCATTAACGTATTATAGCAAAGCCATTGCTTTGAACACATCAGCTGTTGATCCTGTGTATAGGATGCATGCCTCACGTTTGAAGCTGCTGATGAAGTGTGGAAAACATAATTTGGAGATTTTTaag GTTCTTTCATCACACTCGTTTGATCAATCTGTAAAAGATGCTGTCATGAGTATCCTTTGTGATGTGGATAGCTCATTATCAAATGAAAAGGAGAGAAGCATTAAGGCCAATTCTCTAGAAATTAACAATGAAGGGTTGCTCAAATTGGAGACTGCATGGTCTTTGCTTTATAGTGATTGCCTTTCGGCCCTCGAAACCTGTGTGGAGGGAGATCTCAAACATTTTCATAAGGCCAGATACATATTAGCTCAGGGGCTTTATAAAAGAGGTGAGAGCGGTGATACAGAGAGAGCAAAGGATCAGCTTTCTTTCTGCTTCAAATCTTCACGCTCATCCTTTACAATAAATATGTGGGAAATTGATAGCACGGTTAAAAAAGGAAG GCGCAAGGCACCAGGATCAGCTGGGAACAAAAAATCCCTTGAGGTTAACTTGCCAGAAAGTTCGCGAAAATTCATTACTTGCATTCGAAAGTATGTGCTGTTTTATCTCAAACTATTGGAAGAGACTGGAGATAGATGTACTCTTGAACGTGCATATGTTTTTCTTCGAGGAGATAAGCGG TTTTCACTATGCATTGAAGATATTGTACCAGTGGCCATTGGAAGATATTTGAAAGCCCTGGTTTCAGCTATGGGCCATTCTCAGACTTTAAGCTCTGGTCCAGTATGTTCTGACAATGTGCTAGAAAAAATGTTTGCTTTGTTCATGGAGCAAGGGAGCTTATGGCCAGAAATATGCAGCTTGCCTGAAATTGAGAGCCCAGATACATCAGAGAGTATCATATACGG ATATCTGCATGAACACATTGTATCATTGGAGAAAAATGGAAAACTGGAAACCCTTGAAGCAATAAATGAGAAGATTAGGAAACGATTTAAGAATCCTAAGTTCTCAAATAGTAGTTGTGCAAAAGTATGCAGGCATTCTTCTGTTGCTTGGTGTCGAACTCTTATATATAATTTGGCACAAATTACTCCAATATCATGTGAATTCCCGAATAGAATTCAAGTTCAGAATTCAACAGATGGTGGGATGGATAATGGCCAACTGCTCTGTATTGACTTGCAACCGCACGAATTATGGAGTACAACTTTTGAAGATCCAACTCATTTggaaaaaattgaaacaaaatggATCGCGATTTTATCAAAAATAAAGAATATAGTGATCAACAAAGTTTCCGATGAAAATTTGGAAACTGCAAACACTTTGCTCCGGGCTTGCTACAATTTTTACCGGGAGAGTTCTTCTGTGGTGCTTTCCTCTGGGCTCAACTCTTATTTGATCCCATACCAATTAGCAGCAGAGACCCCATTAAACCCTAATATGAGTGGGATTGAAGCACTTGATCTGAGCATCCCTAGGAAGCTTCTTTTGTGGGCATATGCTCTACTGCACGGACGATATGCAAATATCTCCTTTGTTGTAAAGCATTGTGAAGAATTCACAAAG TCAAAGATGAAAAGAGGAAGTGGAACTTCACCCGGAATTTCAAACTCACCTGCTGCCTCGACTCTTCCAG GTAGCAGCAGAAGTGTACAAAATTCTGCAGGATGTAGTGATGTTGATTCTACCCAAGTCACAGCAGTCGGGTCTGGTTCTTTGCCTGGCAGCAATACAACGAACTTCGTGAGTTCCGATGAGATTCAAAAGAATCTCTTTGCTTTTCCATCCCACCTGCATCAAAATACCACTAATGATGCAGAAAGAACCAATTTGACAGCTCGAGAAGGAGATGCAGATGGAAATTGA